A window of Solanum stenotomum isolate F172 chromosome 3, ASM1918654v1, whole genome shotgun sequence contains these coding sequences:
- the LOC125859123 gene encoding uncharacterized protein LOC125859123: MAKVEKVDGRVMKYLQDVGCERWARSYATMNMGRMMTSNIAECINSFLIDARQLPIIDFLEEARILFGTWNCKNREIASYTKETLRRRIEEILIINASKCAKMKVVASSDYIFVVYEGGIRYIVCLERKTCSCGRF, encoded by the exons CAGAGTTATGAAGTATCTTCAAGATGTTGGGTGTGAAAGGTGGGCTAGATCTTATGCAACAATGAACATGGGGAGAATGATGACTTCGAACATAGCGGAATGTATCAATAGTTTCCTTATTGATGCACGGCAATTACCTATTATAGACTTTCTGGAAGAAGCTAGAATTCTATTTGGTACTTGGAATTGCAAAAATCGAGAAATAGCATCTTATACAAAGGAAACATTAAGGAgaagaattgaagaaatatTGATTATAAACGCATCCAAATGTGCGAAAATGAAG GTTGTTGCATCTTCTGATTATATCTTTGTAGTGTATGAAGGTGGGATAAGATACATTGTTTGTCTTGAGAGGAAAACTTGTTCATGTGGTAGATTTTAA
- the LOC125859800 gene encoding protein DETOXIFICATION 14-like, with amino-acid sequence MEEAFLLPQKRESLRTTTWDSLLEAMKKVCYIAIPMIVVNVSQHLIRVLSMMMLGHLSELSLSGASIATSLTNVTGFSLLLGMASGLETLCGQAYGAEQYKKLGIYTTGAIISLLLVCIPISILWLFMDKILIFMHQDPLISIEAGKYSIWLLISLFPFAILQALTRYLQTQSLILPMVVSSIATLCFHVPICWLCVFTLDFGSVGAAFAIGLSYWFNLLLLGLYVKYSKSCEKTRLYFSKEEVLASIREFFPLAIPSACMVCLEWWTFEIVILLAGVLPNPQLETSVLSICLLIASTHYFLPFSLGAGASTRVSNELGAGNHEAAKMAVRAALTISIADAIISGSIFYCCRHIVGYAFSNEKEVADYISKMAPFLCILMVSDCIQGVLSGVARGSGWQHLGAYVNLGSFYLAGIPTAIICGFLFHLQGKGLWIGLNVGNVLQSLLLSLITSFTDWEKQASIARERIFY; translated from the exons ATGGAAGAAGCTTTTCTATTGCCACAAAAGAGGGAAAGTTTGAGGACAACAACATGGGATTCCTTGTTGGAAGCAATGAAGAAGGTGTGCTACATAGCCATACCAATGATAGTGGTCAATGTTTCACAACACCTAATAAGAGTTTTATCAATGATGATGCTTGGCCATTTAAGTGAACTTTCACTCTCTGGAGCTTCTATTGCTACCTCTCTCACCAATGTTACTGGATTTAGTCTCCTT TTAGGAATGGCCAGTGGCTTAGAAACACTTTGTGGACAAGCATATGGAGCTGAACAATACAAGAAATTAGGCATTTACACTACTGGAGCTATCATATCTCTCCTTTTGGTTTGCATACCAATATCTATACTATGGTTATTTATGGACAAAATTCTTATTTTCATGCATCAAGATCCTTTGATTTCTATAGAAGCAGGAAAATATTCAATCTGGCTATTAATTTCACTCTTCCCTTTCGCGATTTTGCAAGCGCTCACACGTTACTTGCAAACTCAGAGCTTGATACTCCCTATGGTTGTTAGCTCTATTGCAACACTATGTTTTCATGTGCCAATTTGTTGGTTATGTGTGTTCACCTTGGATTTTGGAAGTGTTGGAGCTGCATTTGCAATTGGTTTGTCATATTGGTTCAATTTGTTGCTTCTTGGATTGTATGTGAAGTACTCTAAATCATGTGAAAAGACTAgactctatttctcaaaagaAGAAGTTCTTGCTAGCATAAGAGAATTCTTCCCTTTGGCTATTCCTTCTGCTTGCATGGTTTG TCTTGAATGGTGGACGTTTGAGATAGTGATATTGCTAGCTGGCGTGTTGCCAAATCCTCAGCTTGAGACTTCTGTGCTTTCCATATG cCTACTTATTGCTTCCACTCATTACTTCTTACCATTTTCCCTTGGTGCTGGAGCAAG CACGAGGGTGTCTAATGAACTAGGAGCAGGAAATCACGAGGCAGCTAAAATGGCAGTTAGGGCTGCACTTACAATTTCAATAGCAGATGCAATAATTTCTGGGAGTATATTTTATTGTTGCCGTCATATAGTGGGATATGCATTTAGTAATGAAAAAGAAGTTGCtgattatataagtaaaatggCTCCTTTTCTTTGCATCTTGATGGTATCTGACTGCATACAAGGGGTGCTTTCTG GAGTTGCAAGAGGAAGTGGATGGCAACATTTGGGAGCATATGTAAATCTTGGGTCATTTTATTTGGCTGGAATTCCAACAGCCATAATATGTGGTTTCCTGTTTCATTTACAAGGGAAGGGACTTTGGATTGGACTCAATGTGGGAAATGTACTCCAGTCTCTTCTACTTTCCCTCATAACAAGTTTTACTGATTGGGAAAAACAG GCATCAATAGCTAGGGAAAGAATCTTTTATTGA